The following are from one region of the Hymenobacter sp. YIM 151858-1 genome:
- a CDS encoding UDP-glucose dehydrogenase family protein — MITVLGLGFVGLTTALGFSKKGFKVYGIDVNQERVDKIKNYEVPFYEPHLDEALREELGQNFIIDASLKEAVNDSKAIIICVGTPGNPDGSANLTYLLSAVKDVFEASEGDFKVIVTKSTVPPSTVSRKVKPYVDQLNQQYNKPIGLASNPEFLREGYAWDDFMNPDRIVIGVEDERSKEVLNQIYLPFNAPVHYVTYNSAEFIKYLSNTLLSTLISFSNEMSMIAEHIGDIDVPSAFKILHQDKRWSGAPANMASYVFPGCGYGGYCLPKDTAALASIAKENGFEAKILESNLQINDEIMDFMANKIAAAVPNKEATIGILGLAFKSGSDDVRLSPSKFIIEKLLAKGYTRIVAYDPMANEVFSKEFKLPIAYADSLESVVAQADELVLLTSWAEFKQNKELITSKRLFDFRYAFAELPKPPVTAESVA; from the coding sequence ATGATAACGGTACTCGGACTTGGGTTCGTGGGGCTTACTACGGCCCTGGGGTTCAGCAAGAAAGGTTTCAAGGTGTACGGCATCGACGTAAACCAGGAGCGCGTTGATAAAATCAAGAACTACGAGGTGCCGTTTTACGAGCCGCACCTCGACGAGGCACTGCGCGAAGAGCTGGGCCAGAACTTCATCATCGACGCTTCCCTGAAAGAAGCTGTGAACGACAGCAAGGCCATCATCATTTGCGTGGGCACGCCCGGCAACCCCGATGGCAGCGCCAACCTCACGTACCTGCTCAGCGCCGTGAAGGACGTGTTTGAGGCCAGCGAAGGCGACTTCAAGGTTATCGTGACGAAAAGCACGGTGCCGCCTTCCACGGTGTCGCGGAAGGTGAAGCCCTACGTCGATCAGCTAAACCAGCAGTACAACAAGCCAATCGGGCTGGCCTCGAACCCCGAGTTCCTGCGCGAAGGCTACGCCTGGGACGACTTCATGAACCCCGACCGCATCGTGATTGGGGTAGAAGACGAGCGCTCCAAGGAGGTGCTGAACCAGATTTACCTGCCTTTCAACGCGCCCGTTCATTACGTAACGTACAACTCGGCCGAGTTCATCAAGTACCTCTCGAACACGCTGCTTTCTACGCTCATCAGCTTCTCGAACGAGATGTCGATGATTGCTGAACATATTGGCGACATCGACGTGCCCTCGGCGTTCAAGATTCTGCACCAGGATAAGCGCTGGAGCGGCGCGCCGGCTAACATGGCGAGCTACGTGTTTCCGGGTTGCGGCTACGGCGGTTACTGCCTGCCCAAGGACACCGCGGCGCTGGCCAGCATTGCCAAGGAGAACGGCTTCGAGGCCAAAATCCTGGAAAGCAACCTGCAGATCAACGATGAAATCATGGATTTCATGGCCAACAAGATTGCTGCGGCAGTGCCCAACAAGGAGGCTACCATCGGTATTCTGGGGCTGGCGTTCAAGAGCGGTTCCGACGATGTGCGCCTGAGCCCGAGCAAGTTCATTATTGAAAAGCTGCTGGCCAAAGGCTACACCCGCATCGTGGCCTACGACCCCATGGCCAACGAGGTATTCAGCAAGGAATTTAAGCTACCCATTGCTTACGCCGACTCGCTCGAAAGCGTGGTAGCGCAAGCCGACGAACTGGTGCTGCTGACTAGCTGGGCCGAGTTCAAGCAGAACAAGGAGCTCATTACCAGCAAGCGCCTGTTCGACTTCCGCTACGCATTTGCCGAGCTGCCCAAGCCCCCGGTTACGGCCGAGAGCGTAGCGTAG
- a CDS encoding NAD-dependent epimerase/dehydratase family protein, protein MIDALPTKTDNRILREDMVAIYEKLSDQEKDKLRDSTILLTGCGGFLGYYFMHFFAHFAEELQIKRIIALENFLTGTKDWLDNLVASNPEAIKLHEFNVITDSVADIPGAAEADLVIHMASIASPTFYRIYPIETVDANITGLRRLLDFYAEKQLRGFLFFSSSEIYGDPFPEFIPTKEEYRGNVATIGPRACYDEAKRFGETLCYLFSQKYNMPIGMARPFNNYGPGMNINDKRLPADFAKAVVEGRDLEILSDGTPTRTFCYISDAITGYLKVLLHGKFDVFNIGMDNPELSVREFAEIFERNGREIFGYTGKISFSVSHDKEYMTDNPNRRCPDLTKARTILGYDPQVRIEEGIQRYLKFLHLNNGQL, encoded by the coding sequence ATGATCGACGCCTTACCTACCAAAACCGACAACCGCATTTTGCGGGAGGATATGGTGGCTATCTATGAAAAGCTTAGCGACCAGGAAAAGGATAAACTGCGCGACTCTACCATTTTGCTGACCGGCTGCGGCGGCTTTCTGGGTTATTACTTCATGCACTTCTTCGCGCACTTTGCCGAGGAGCTGCAGATCAAGCGCATCATCGCCCTCGAGAACTTCCTCACCGGTACCAAAGACTGGCTCGACAACCTGGTGGCCAGCAACCCCGAGGCAATTAAGCTGCACGAGTTCAACGTGATTACCGATTCGGTGGCCGATATCCCCGGCGCGGCCGAGGCCGATCTGGTCATTCACATGGCCTCCATTGCCTCGCCCACGTTCTACCGCATTTACCCCATCGAGACGGTAGATGCCAACATCACGGGCCTGCGTCGCCTGCTCGACTTTTATGCCGAGAAGCAGCTGCGCGGCTTCCTGTTTTTCTCGAGCAGCGAGATTTACGGCGACCCGTTTCCTGAATTCATCCCGACCAAAGAGGAATACCGCGGCAACGTAGCTACCATTGGTCCGCGCGCTTGCTACGACGAGGCCAAGCGCTTCGGCGAAACCCTATGCTACCTGTTTTCGCAGAAGTACAACATGCCCATTGGCATGGCGCGGCCCTTTAATAACTACGGGCCGGGCATGAACATCAACGACAAGCGCCTGCCTGCCGACTTTGCCAAAGCCGTGGTAGAGGGCCGCGACCTGGAAATTTTGTCGGACGGCACGCCCACGCGCACGTTCTGCTACATCTCCGATGCCATTACCGGCTACCTGAAAGTGCTGCTGCACGGCAAGTTCGACGTGTTCAACATCGGCATGGACAACCCCGAGCTGTCGGTGCGCGAGTTTGCCGAAATCTTTGAGCGCAACGGCCGCGAAATTTTCGGGTACACCGGCAAAATCTCCTTCAGCGTGTCGCACGACAAGGAGTACATGACCGACAACCCCAACCGCCGCTGCCCCGACCTCACCAAGGCGCGCACCATCCTGGGGTACGACCCGCAGGTGCGCATCGAAGAGGGCATCCAGCGCTACCTCAAATTCCTCCACCTCAACAACGGCCAGCTATAA
- a CDS encoding NAD(P)H-dependent oxidoreductase, giving the protein MIILDKFLQAREQEGRPIRVGLWGAGEMAKGMVNQVMRYTPGMVVSVIANRTLSKAHEAYEYTGHTAQECNDLASLQACISEGGLAVTENAELLCEVEGLDLLVECTGTIHYAANLVMKAIQHKKHVLLFNPEVDATIGPIMKVYADKAGVMLSGCDGDQPGVIMNLYRFVKGLGLTPLICGNIKGLQDFYRNPTTQKGFAERWQLTPEMVTSFADGTKISIEQACVANATGMGVARRGMLGYHHDGHVDDMTGLYDVEELKRLGGIVDYVVGPKPGPGVFVFATTDDPKTKHYLEYGKLGTGPLYSFYTPYHLIYAEIPISIARMVLFQDIVMAPLGGPVVEVITHAKTPLKAGHKLDGLGGYDTYGQCENAETARLENLLPVGLAEGCVLKRDVPRDHPITFDDVELPADNLVQRLYREQTAMFFPHLQRKPELV; this is encoded by the coding sequence ATGATCATACTTGACAAATTTCTGCAAGCTCGCGAGCAAGAAGGACGGCCAATCCGGGTAGGGCTGTGGGGCGCTGGCGAAATGGCAAAGGGCATGGTGAACCAGGTAATGCGCTACACCCCCGGCATGGTGGTGAGTGTAATTGCCAACCGCACCCTGAGCAAAGCGCACGAAGCCTACGAATACACCGGCCACACAGCCCAGGAATGCAACGATTTAGCGTCGTTGCAGGCGTGTATTTCGGAGGGCGGACTGGCCGTTACCGAAAACGCCGAATTGCTGTGCGAAGTGGAGGGCTTGGATTTGCTGGTGGAGTGCACCGGCACCATTCACTACGCCGCCAATCTGGTGATGAAAGCCATCCAGCACAAAAAGCACGTGCTGCTTTTCAACCCGGAGGTGGATGCCACCATCGGGCCCATCATGAAAGTGTACGCCGACAAGGCCGGCGTGATGCTGAGCGGCTGCGACGGCGACCAGCCCGGCGTAATCATGAACCTGTACCGCTTTGTAAAAGGCCTGGGCCTGACGCCGCTGATTTGCGGCAACATCAAAGGCCTGCAGGATTTCTACCGCAACCCCACCACCCAAAAAGGCTTTGCCGAACGTTGGCAGCTGACACCCGAAATGGTAACCAGCTTTGCCGACGGCACCAAAATCTCGATTGAGCAAGCCTGCGTGGCCAATGCCACCGGCATGGGCGTGGCCCGGCGCGGCATGCTCGGCTACCACCACGATGGCCACGTGGATGACATGACCGGCCTCTACGACGTGGAGGAGCTGAAGCGCCTAGGTGGCATTGTGGATTACGTGGTGGGGCCCAAGCCCGGCCCCGGCGTGTTTGTATTCGCCACCACCGACGACCCCAAAACCAAGCACTACCTCGAGTACGGCAAGCTGGGCACGGGGCCGCTCTACAGCTTTTACACGCCCTATCACCTCATCTACGCCGAAATACCGATTTCCATTGCCCGCATGGTACTGTTCCAGGACATTGTGATGGCGCCCCTGGGCGGGCCGGTGGTGGAGGTAATTACCCACGCCAAAACGCCCCTGAAAGCCGGCCACAAACTCGATGGCCTAGGCGGCTACGATACCTACGGCCAGTGCGAAAACGCCGAAACCGCCCGCCTCGAAAACCTGCTGCCCGTGGGCCTGGCCGAAGGCTGCGTGCTGAAGCGCGACGTGCCCCGCGACCACCCCATTACGTTCGACGACGTGGAGCTGCCCGCCGACAACCTGGTGCAGCGCCTCTACCGCGAGCAAACGGCCATGTTCTTCCCGCATTTGCAACGCAAGCCCGAGCTGGTGTAA
- a CDS encoding glutamate-1-semialdehyde 2,1-aminomutase, whose translation MTPSVLAAPLPPVAEAPAPAAAALPTSVPALQKRFHAVIPGGSHTYAKGDDQFPESMAPYLVRGKGCRVWDTEQKEYIEYGMGLRAVTLGHAYGPVLRAAQREMLRGTTNVGRPTMLELQAAEDFLETTGAGDMVKFAKNGSDVTTAAIKLARAATGRDLVACCQDHPFFSTDDWFIGTTAIRAGIPDAVRQLTLGFRYNDLGSVERLFAEHPGQIACLILEIEKETPPAPDFLPGLRRLCDQHGTVLIFDEIITGLRWHIGGAQALYGVKPDLSTWAKALGNGFSIAALTGKRELMELGGLHHQKERVFLLSTTYGAESHSLAAMRAVLATYRREPVNEHMREAGEYLRRLVAQSIAEYHLTGYFAVLGQPQCMVYATRDADHQPSQGFRTLVLQEALRRGLLLPSLIVSYAHQPADIELTAERLHEVLGVYRKAIDEGLEKYLHGRSVQPVYRARN comes from the coding sequence ATGACTCCGTCTGTGCTCGCGGCCCCCTTGCCGCCGGTAGCCGAAGCGCCTGCCCCCGCGGCTGCCGCCCTGCCCACCAGCGTGCCGGCCCTGCAGAAGCGTTTTCATGCCGTGATTCCGGGCGGCAGCCACACCTATGCCAAAGGCGACGACCAGTTTCCGGAGAGCATGGCTCCGTACCTCGTGCGCGGCAAAGGCTGCCGCGTGTGGGATACCGAGCAAAAGGAGTACATCGAGTACGGCATGGGCTTGCGGGCGGTAACCCTAGGTCATGCCTACGGACCGGTGCTGCGGGCAGCCCAACGCGAAATGCTGCGCGGCACCACCAACGTGGGCCGGCCTACCATGCTGGAGCTGCAAGCCGCCGAGGATTTTCTGGAAACCACCGGCGCCGGCGACATGGTGAAGTTCGCCAAAAACGGTTCCGACGTAACCACGGCCGCCATAAAGCTGGCCCGCGCCGCCACCGGCCGCGATTTGGTAGCCTGCTGCCAGGACCACCCGTTCTTCTCCACCGACGACTGGTTTATCGGCACTACCGCCATTCGGGCGGGCATCCCCGATGCCGTGCGGCAGCTCACGCTGGGTTTCCGCTACAACGACCTAGGTAGTGTAGAGCGCCTCTTTGCCGAGCACCCCGGCCAGATTGCCTGCCTGATTCTGGAAATTGAGAAGGAGACGCCGCCCGCCCCGGATTTTCTGCCGGGTTTGCGCCGCCTCTGCGACCAGCACGGCACGGTGCTCATCTTCGACGAAATCATTACCGGTTTGCGCTGGCACATTGGCGGCGCGCAGGCGCTCTACGGCGTAAAGCCCGACCTCAGCACCTGGGCCAAAGCCCTCGGCAACGGCTTCAGCATTGCGGCCCTCACGGGCAAACGCGAGCTGATGGAGCTGGGCGGCCTGCACCACCAAAAAGAGCGCGTGTTTTTGCTCTCGACCACCTACGGGGCCGAAAGTCACTCGCTGGCCGCGATGCGCGCGGTGCTGGCCACGTACCGCCGCGAGCCCGTGAACGAGCACATGCGCGAAGCCGGCGAATACCTGCGCCGCCTCGTGGCCCAATCCATTGCCGAGTACCACCTTACCGGGTATTTCGCGGTGCTGGGCCAGCCGCAGTGCATGGTGTACGCCACCCGCGACGCCGACCACCAGCCCTCGCAGGGGTTCCGCACCCTGGTGCTGCAAGAGGCCCTGCGCCGTGGCCTGCTGCTGCCCTCGCTCATCGTGAGCTACGCCCACCAGCCCGCCGACATTGAACTAACCGCCGAACGCCTCCACGAGGTGTTGGGTGTGTATCGTAAGGCCATCGACGAAGGCCTCGAGAAGTACCTGCACGGCCGCTCCGTGCAACCCGTGTACCGGGCGCGAAACTGA